Proteins encoded by one window of Arachis hypogaea cultivar Tifrunner chromosome 1, arahy.Tifrunner.gnm2.J5K5, whole genome shotgun sequence:
- the LOC112796470 gene encoding uncharacterized protein, translating to MHAKFHEWFRDYVAYTDDADEITPEIKWLAEGPNDVVKRFEEYNIHGFKFRTVNKDEGLKTQNSGVVMSAITTSISRGRNPVSVSFDSTYYGKVIDIIELDYFGKLRVILFKCIWVDTTLNKGIKVDEFGITSVRFSELIHTGALELDEPFILATDARMVYYVDDPVDEGWCSVCHMKPRDLYDMGDLNEEDPDESLVEDIPFCEQQIENLEKFPLVRDDINDPESDEVDVAENNHNVSEDEIGIGDLQDFN from the exons ATGCACGCCAAATTCCATGAGTGGTTTAGGGATTAT GTGGCGTATACAGATGATGCAGACGAAATTACTCCTGAAATCAAGTGGCTTGCAGAAGGACCTAATGATGTTGTAAAGAGATTCGAAGAGTATAACATTCATGGATTCAAGTTTCGCACGGTAAATAAAGATGAAGGACTTaaaacacaaaatagtggtgTAGTCATGTCTGCAATTACGACTAGTATTAGCCGTGGACGGAATCCTGTTTCAGTATCATTTGACAGTACATACTACGGAAAAGTGATCGATATAATAGAGTTAGACTATTTTGGCAAACTAAGGGTTATCCTCTTCAAATGTATCTGGGTTGATACCACGCTTAATAAGGGCATTAAAGTAGATGAATTTGGGATCACGAGTGTACGGTTTTCAGAGTTGATACACACGGGTGCTCTTGAACTAGATGAGCCATTTATTCTTGCAACAGATGCGAGAATGGTTTACTATGTTGACGATCCAGTTGACGAAGGTTGGTGTTCTGTATGTCACATGAAACCCAGAGATTTATATGATATGGGAGATTTGAATGAGGAGGATCCAGATGAGTCTTTGGTGGAGGACATACCATTTTGTGAGCAGCAAATAGAGAATCTAGAAAAATTTCCATTAGTACGGGACGACATTAACGATCCAGAATCAGATGAAGTGGATGTTGCTGAAAACAATCACAATGTTTCTGAGGACGAAATTGGCATTGGTGATTTGCAGGATTTTAATTAG
- the LOC112796548 gene encoding uncharacterized protein, with translation MIDKSWIDKSITTAEYKCGVADFLDFAFQRVAVNGKIICPCIRCGFKNMRTRVEVLAHLLQKGFSKKYTFWYMHGESVVQHEEASSSHDLSESEERALLQDMLNDIFGSAANNFDGVDDEPVEERNNSFPIHIEDDTQEESDRIRELLKDGNRRLYPECTKYSKLSFIVELYHIKVLCGATDKTFSMILDLLKRAFPHANLPVSFYEAKKMIKQLGLGYEKIHACPNNYMLFWGPDNETKSKCTICNASRYKAEYNTSSNPGVLDTAEHMPRLIPEKVLRYFPLTPRLRRLYMSSKTSRLMRWHSEFPNLDGKLKHPRDSKAWKEFDLLYPEFAEDPRNIRLALASDGFNPFGTLSSNISIWR, from the coding sequence ATGATTGACAAGAGTTGGATTGATAAATCAATTACAACAGCGGAGTACAAATGCGGTGTAGCTGACTTCTTAGATTTTGCCTTTCAAAGGGTTGCCGTAAATGGAAAAATTATCTGTCCGTGCATTAGATGTGGTTTTAAGAACATGAGGACTAGAGTTGAGGTGTTAGCACATTTACTCCAAaaaggtttttcaaaaaaatacacTTTTTGGTATATGCATGGAGAAAGTGTAGTACAACATGAAGAAGCATCATCAAGCCATGACCTTAGCGAATCAGAGGAAAGAGCTCTGCTACAGGATATGCTTAACGATATCTTCGGTTCAGCTGCCAACAACTTTGATGGGGTTGATGATGAGCCCGTTGAAGAGAGGAACAACTCTTTTCCAATTCATATCGAAGATGATACTCAAGAGGAATCTGATAGGATTCGAGAGTTGCTAAAGGATGGAAATCGCAGATTATACCCCGAGTGTACAAAGTATAGCAAGTTATCATTTATAGTTGAGCTGTATCATATCAAAGTGCTATGCGGTGCGACTGACAAGACATTCTCGATGATACTTGATCTTCTAAAGAGAGCGTTTCCTCATGCAAATCTGCCTGTTTCATTTTATGAAGCAAAAAAAATGATTAAGCAGCTAGGCTTGGGAtatgaaaaaattcatgcatgtccAAACAACTATATGCTCTTCTGGGGTCCAGATAATGAGACTAAGAGTAAATGCACAATATGCAATGCATCTCGATATAAAGCAGAGTATAACACCAGCAGCAATCCAGGAGTTTTGGACACAGCTGAACATATGCCGAGGCTAATTCCGGAAAAGGTATTGAGATACTTTCCTCTCACTCCTAGGCTAAGAAGGTTATACATGTCCTCTAAAACATCAAGACTAATGCGTTGGCATTCAGAGTTTCCTAACTTAGATGGAAAGTTAAAGCATCCAAGAGACAGCAAAGCATGGAAGGAGTTTGATTTGTTATATCCGGAGTTTGCTGAAGATCCACGTAACATACGACTTGCTTTGGCTTCCGATGGTTTCAATCCATTTGGGACTCTCAGCTCCAACATTAGCATATGGCGGTGA
- the LOC112793648 gene encoding uncharacterized protein, translating to MTRKHNISGQSILEELRRQSEDINLSSEDGLEQIRLNDDGDEISETEMLNQSGGDLPERAAPKNKRDENEPLLVKVKDISSGEIITRKMTAIQVWALKKSEKVMMELDADGQGRDNGSNLFVRFLGQVARRIIFCPISIKRWDKMPEDNTKRQWELIEENFEFDYAAGVKWALRTLGDRWKAHKYNLRGEYFFPNKRKAEILAANPSDIPPVEWIAFVDHYMDPKTKKQCLQNARNRERLIVSHAGGSKSNARRATQMEKKLGRPVCRSEVIVSTLLKKDGSYVSGEGQRLAEKIAEHLSEDQERAAAEGIHSKVLAHPDDAIGKVCGPENGKRVRGFSNAAYPSGFGKSKRIFGGAICGGSSGASQQHVAELEKQLQEAKGQVATLYRFLQQKYGDEVPTLSDSVPHIESE from the exons ATGACGCGTAAACATAATATCTCCGGACAGTCAATCCTCGAAGAGTTACGAAGACAAAGTGAAGACATAAACTTGAGTTCGGAAGATGGGTTGGAACAAATTAGGCTCAATGATGATGGGGATGAAATTTCAGAGACGGAGATGTTAAATCAAAGTGGTGGTGATCTACCGGAACGTGCTGCACctaagaataaaagagatgaaaatgaGCCACTGCTTGTGAAAGTTAAAG ACATCTCTAGTGGAGAAATTATCACTCGCAAGATGACAGCGATTCAGGTTTGGGCCTTGAAAAAGAGTGAAAAAGTTATGATGGAGTTGGATGCAGATGGACAAGGTCGAGATAACGGCTCGAACCTGTTTGTGAGATTTCTTGGTCAGGTAGCTCGTCGAATTATATTTTGTCCCATATCAATCAAAAGATGGGATAAGATGCCAGAAGATAACACAAAAAGACAATGGGAACTTATTGAA gaaaattttgagtttgattatgcTGCTGGCGTCAAATGGGCTCTGAGGACCTTAGGTGATAGATGGAAGGCTCATAAGTATAATTTACGGGGAGAATACTTCTTTCCTAACAAAAGAAAGGCAGAAATTCTGGCTGCGAATCCCTCAGACATACCGCCTGTTGAATGGATTGCTTTTGTGGATCATTATATGGATCCTAAAACAAAG AAACAATGTTTGCAAAATGCCAGAAATCGTGAGAGGCTTATAGTTTCACACGCCGGTGGAAGTAAAAGCAATGCTAGAAGAGCAACTCAGAtg GAAAAAAAATTGGGAAGGCCTGTATGTCGAAGCGAGGTTATTGTATCAACTTTGCTAAAGAAAGATGGGAGTTATGTAAGCGGGGAAGGACAACGATTAGCT GAAAAGATAGCAGAGCATTTGTCTGAAGACCAAGAGCGTGCTGCCGCTGAAGGTATTCATTCAAAGGTCTTGGCTCATCCGGATGATGCAATTGGAAAAGTTTGCGGTCCTGAGAATGGTAAGCGTGTACGTGGCTTTAGTAATGCCGCATATCCCAGTGGTTTTGGCAAGTCAAAGCGCATCTTTGGAGGGGCAATATGCGGAGGTTCTAGCGGTGCATCGCAACAGCATGTTGCAGAATTAGAAAAGCAACTTCAAGAAGCTAAAGGTCAAGTGGCAACTCTTTACAGATTTCTACAACAGAAATACGGTGATGAAGTACCTACCTTATCTGATTCTGTGCCACACATTGAGTCGGAATGA